The DNA sequence CGTCGGCTTCGCGCGGCTCGGACCGGGCGAGGACCGGCTGGAGCGCGCCGTCGAGGTCCAGCACCGGCGACGCGTCGGTGTACCAGCTCGGCACCACCGGGTTGCCCCACCAGTCGCGGCGCTGGTTGTCGTGGACGTCCCAGGTGATCACCGGGTTGTCCGGGTCGCCGGTGTAGTAGTCGTGGGTGTAGATCTCGATGCGGTGCCCGTCGGGGTCCCGCACGTACAGGTAGAACGCGTTCGACACGCCGTGGCGGCCCGGGCCGCGCTCGATCGTGCCGGACTTCCGCAGGGCGCCGAGGTGGTCGCAGATGTGCAGGATCTGGTGCCGCTCGTGCGACGCGAACGCGATGTGGTGCAGCCGCGGGCCGTCGCCGCCGGTCAGGGCGACGTCGTGGACCGTCGGCTTGCGGAACAGCCAGGCCGCGTACACCGTGCCCTCGTCGTCCTGGATGTCCTCCGAAACGCGGAAACCGAGGCCCTCGTAGTACTTCCGGGCCGCCGGGACGTCCGGGGTGTCCAGGTTGAAGTGGTCGAGCCGGGACAGGGCCCCGGCGCCGTGGACGTCGTAGCGCTGCGTGAACCGCTCGACGTGCTCGGCGTCGTGGAAGAACTCCACCGGGAACCCGAGCGGGTCGGTCACCCGCACCGCCTCGCCGATGCCGCGCGTGGCACCGGCCGGGCGCCGCTCCACCCGCACGCCCAGCGCGCGGTAGTACTCCTCGGCCAGGTCGAGGTCGCCGGGTGTGCGCACCCGGTAGGCCAGCACGCCCAGCGCGGCCGTGGGTCCCTTGCGCAGCACCAGGGAATGGTGCAGGTACTCCTCGAACGCCCGCAGGTACAGCGCTTCGTCGTCTTCGTGCGTGACGACGAGGCCGAGCACGTCGACGTAGAACGCCCGTGACGCGGCCAGATCGGTGACGACGAGCTCGGCGTACGCGCAGCGGATGACGTCCGGCGGCGTGGCGGTCATGACTGTCCTTCCTGGACGGTGCCGAAGCGGGCGGTGTGCACCGGCCCGAGTGAGACGTGGATCGCCTGCTGGTGGGTGTAGAAGTCGAGCGAGCGGTAGCCGCCTTCGTGGCCGAGGCCGGACGCCTTGACCCCGCCGAACGGCGTCCGCAGGTCGCGGACGTTGTGCGAGTTCAGCCAGACCATCCCGGCCTCGACCGACTGCGCGAAGGTGTGCGCCCGCTCCAGGTCCGACGTCCACAGGTAGGCGGCCAGGCCGTACTTGACGTCGTTGGCCAGCGCCAGCGCCTCGGCTTCGGTGTCGAACGGCGTCAAGGCGACCACCGGCCCGAAGATCTCCTCCTGGAAGATCCGCGCGGTGGACGGGACATCGGCGAACACCGTCGGGGCCACGTAGTTGCCGCTGTCCGAACCGGACGGACGGCCGCCGCCCGCGAGCAGCCGGCCCTCGGACTTGCCCAGCTCGACGTAGCGCATCACCTTGGCGTAGTGCTCGGGGTGCACCAGCGCGCCGACCTCGGTGGCCGGGTCGTGCGGGTCGCCCACGACGATGTTCCGCGCCCGCGCGGCGTACCGGGCGCAGAACTCCTCGTAGATCGGGCGCTCGACGAGGATCCGGCTGCCCGCGGTGCAGCGTTCGCCGTTGAGGGAGAACACGCCGAAGAGCGTCGAGTCGAGCGCGGCGTCGAGGTCGGCGTCGGCGAACACGATGGCCGGGGACTTGCCGCCCAGCTCCATCGACATGCCCTTGAGGTGTGCCGCGCAGTTGCGGTAGATCGTCTGCCCGGTCGTGGTTTCGCCGGTGAACGAGATCAGCGGCACGTCCGGGTGCTTGACGAGCGCGTCGCCCGCCTCCTCGCCGAAGCCGTTGACCAGGTTGAACACCCCGTCGGGCAGCCCGGCGCCGGCGAAGATCTCGGCCCACAGGCTCGCCGAGAGGGGGGTGAACTCGGCCGGCTTGAGCACCACCGTGCAGCCCGACGCCAGCGCCGGGGCGAGCTTCCAGCTCTCCAGCATGAACGGCGTGTTCCACGGCGTGATCAGCCCGGCGACCCCGACCGGCTTGCGGTGCACGTAGTTCACCTGCCGCCCGGGCACCTGGTAGGTGTCGTCGGCCTGCGCGACGACGAGGTCGGCGAAGAACCGGAAGTTCTCGGCCGCGCGCTGCGCCTGCCCGAGCGCCTGGGTGATCGGCAGGCCGGTGTCGAACGTCTCCAGCTCGGCCAGCCGCTTGTCCTGCGCTTCGACGGCGTCGGCGATCTTGGTGAGCACCCGGGCCCGGGCGCGCGGGAGCAGCCGCGGCCACGGGCCCTCGGTGAACGCCTTCCCGGCCGCGGCGACCGCGCGGTCGACGTCTTCGGCCTGGCCCGCGGCGGCGGTCACGTACGGAGTGTTCGACACCGGGTCGAGCACGTCGAACGTCTTGCCCGACACGCTGCCGACGAGCTCACCGCCGATGTAGTGCTTGAGCTCGCCCGGCAGTCCTTCCGGGACGTAGTGGGTCATGCCTTTCCTTCCACGGTGAAGCCTTCGACCGGCGAGAGGTACTTCGCGCCTTCGGCCATGAGGTCCTTGATGCGGGCGATGCCGGACTCGGTCGGGGTGATCAGCGGCGGCCGCACGTGCCCGGACGCGATCAGCCCGCGTTGTTCGAGCACCCACTTCCCGGGCGCCGGGTTGGTTTCGACGAACAAGAGGTCGACCAGCGGGTGCAGGCCGTAGTGGAGCTCCCGGGCCCGCTCGTGGTCGCCGGACTGCCAAGCCGTGTACATCTCCGCGCACGCGGCCGGGGCGATGTTGGCCGTCGCGCTGACGAACCCGGCGCCGCCGAGGGCCAGCAGCGGCAGGCACAGCAGCTCGATCCCGGACCACACCAGCAGGCTCCGGCCGCACAGGTGCAGCACGCGGGAGAAGTGCTCGAAGTCCTTCGTCGTCTCCTTGATCCCGACGAAGTTGCCGCACGAGCGGAACAGCCGCGCGACCGTTTCGGGGGCGAGGTCGACCGCGGTGCGGCTCGGCACGTTGTAGGCGACGATCGGCAGGTCCGGGAACTCGCGGCAGACCGTGCGGTACCAGACGAACAGCGCGTCCTGGGTGGGCCGCGCGTAGTACGGCGTGATGACCAGCGCGGCGTCGATCCCGGCGTCCTGGGCGAGCGCCGTCAGCTCCAGCGTCTCGTCGAGCTTCGCCGAACCCGTGCCCGGGACGAACGGCACGCGGTCGCCGACCGCGGCGGCCACCGTCCGGATCGCCTCGGCGCGTTCGGCGACGGTCTGCGAACCGGGTTCGCCGGTGGAGCCGCCGATCGAGATGCCGTGCGAGCCCGAGGCGAGCTGCCAGCGCACGAGGTTCTCGAGGCCGGCGTGGTCGACGGCCCCGTCGGCGGTGAACGGCGTCATCAGCGGCGCGATCGACCCGCGGATGGCCTGGGGGTCGGAGCGGAATCGCATGGGTTTCCCTTCTTGCGTCAGTGGCGGCGGTAGGCGAGGAACGCGTCCAGGGTGGCCAGCCGGTGGGCGCGGACGGCCTGCTCGACGTCGGCGGCGGGCGCGCCGCTTTCGAGCAGGCCGAGGATGGTTTCGTGCTCGGCGACCGACTCGCGGGCCCGGCCGGGCACGAAGCTGAACGTCGAGGTGCGCAGGCCGCTCAGCCGGTCCCAGCCGCGCCGGACCAGGTCGAGGACCTGCGGGTTGGGGCAGGCACCGAACAGCACGGCGTGGAAGTCCCGGTTGAGCCCGGTGAACCGGGCCGGCTCGAAGTGCCCGAGGCAGTCCGCCAGCTCGGCGTTGAGCGCCCGGGCCTCGGCCAGCGCGCCGGGCGGGAGGACCGGCGCGGCGAGCGCGGCGGCGTACCCCTCGACCAGCGCGAGGGTCTGCATCGTGTACTGGTACTCGCTTTCGTCGACCATCGCGACCTGCGCGCCGACGTTGCGCTCGAAGGTCACCAGGCCTTCGGCTTCCAGCAGCCGGATCGCTTCGCGGATCGGGACGACGCTGACGCCGAGCTCCTGGGCGAGCTGGCCGAGGACGAGGCGGTAGCCGGGGGAGAAGGTGCCGTCGGCGATCCGGGCCTTGATCCACTCGTAGGCGATCCGCGACTTGCTCATCGCGGTGCCGTTCACCGTTTCGCGAGCCATGCGGCGTACCTCCCGCGCCAGTGCCCGTCCATCGGGTAGAGGCCCTCGACGCGCTCGCCCGCGGCGACCTGCTCGGCGATGAACGTCTCCTGCAGCTCCTGCTCGATCGCCGCGTCGACGACCTCCTCGACCAGGTCCGGGGGAATGACCAGGACACCGTCGCCGTCGCCGGCGATCACGTCGCCGGGGCACACCGCGGCGCCGCCGCAGGCGATCGCGACGTCGACGTCCCACGGCACGTGCCGCCGGCCGAGCACCGCGGGGTGCGGCCCGGCGTGGTAGGTGGGGATGTCCAAAGCGGACACCGCGGCCAGGTCGCGGACCCCGCCGTCGGTGACGATCCCGGCCGCGCCGCGCACCTGGGCCCGCAGCGCGAGGATGTCGCCGACGGTCCCGGTGCCGCGTTCGCCGCGGGCCTCCACGACCAGGACGTCGCCGGGGCCGAGCGCGTCGATCGCGCGCTTCTGCGCGTTGTAGCCGCCGCCGTGGGACTTGAACAGGTCTTCGCGGTAGGGCAGGTACCGCAGGGTCCGCGCGCGGCCGGTGAGCCGGGCGCCGGGCCGGGTCGAGGTGAGCCCGTCGATCGACACCGCGTCGTAGCCGCGCTTGCGCAGCTGGGCGGACAGCGTCGCGGTGCCGACGGACTCGATCTTCGCGCGCAGCTCCGGCGTCAGCTCGAAGCCGGGCTCGGCGGTCCCGTACGCGTCCGCCCGCTGCTGCTCGTCCGCGCGGGGGAGCGCGCCGAACGGTCCGAAGGGGACGGTCCCTTCGGCGATCGGCGTCACGAGCCGCCCGGTGGTGTGCCCGTTGCCGTCGACCTCGACCTCGACGACGTCGCCGGGGACGGCGACCGAAGCACCCGCGGGGGTGCCGGTCAGGACGACGTCGCCGGGTTCGAGGGTGATCAGCTGCGAGAGGTCGGCGACCAGCCGCCCGAAGTCGAAGAGCAGGTCGCCGGTGGTGTCCTCCTGGACCAGTTCGCCGTTGACCCAGGTGCGCAGCCGCAGCGCGGCCGGGTCGACGTCGGCGGCGGGCAGGACCACCGGCCCGAGCGGGGTGAAGCCGTCGCCGCCCTTCGAGCGCAGGTTGCTGCCCTTGTCGGCATAGCGGAGGTCGTAGACGCCGAAGTCGTTGGCCGCGGTGACGCCTTCGACGTAGGACCAGCCGTCCTCGGGGGACACGCGGCGGGCGGTACGGCCGATGACCAGTGCGATCTCGCCTTCGAAACCCAGCAGTTCGGTGCCCGCCGGGCGGTCGAGCGCGGCGCCGCTCGCCGCCACGGACGTCGGCGGCTTGAGGAAGTACGACGGCTGCGCCGGCACCCGGCCGCGCTGGGCGGCGCGGGAGCGGTAGTTGAGGTGCAGCGCGATGATCTTGCCGGGCCGCTGCGGAAGGGTCGTCATCCGTGGTCCTGCCTGCCGGTTCGAAGAAGGTATCTTAAATAATATACGATCTGTGGCGCGGGGAAACCCCCTTTCACCCGCCGTAGTGGAGCCAGACGGACTTCGTCTCGGTATAGGCGTCGAGCGCCCAGGGGCCCATTTCGCGACCCCAGCCGGACGCCTTGTAGCCGCCCCACGGCGCCGCCATGTCCGGGATCGGGGGCATGTTGACGAAGACCGCGCCGGCCCGGATGCCGTCGGCGTAGCGCTGGGCCGTGCGCAGGTCGCGGGTCCACACCGTGGCCGCCAGGCCGTACTCGGTGTCGTTGGCGCGGGCGAGCGGCTCGTCGCCGTCGTCGTAGGCGGTCACGGCCAGGACCGGGCCGAAGATCTCCTCGCGCATGATCGCCATGTCGTCGGTCACGCCGGCGAACAGCGTGGGGGTGTAGAAGTAGCCGTCGCCGTCGACCGGGTTCCCGCCGGTGACCAGGTCGGCGCCCTGGTCGCGGCCGGTGCTCACCAGGAAGTCGACGTGTTCGCGGTGCTTCGCCGAGACCAGGGGCCCGAGCTGCGTGGTCTCCTCGGTGCCCGGTCCGAGCCGCAGGCCGTCCAGGCCGCGCGCCATCTTGTCGACGAACTCCTGCTCGCGCTTGCGGTCGACGTAGAAGCGCGTGTACGCGGCGCAGACCTGGCCGGTGTTGAGCGTCGCCCCGGCGAGGTTGCCCGCGACGGCGGCGTCGATGTCGGCGTCGGCCGCGATGATGCTCGGGGCCTTCCCGCCGAGTTCGAGGGTCAGCCGCTTGAGGTTGGACGCCGCGCTCGCCGCGGTGATCAGCTTCCCGACGGCGGTGGACCCGGTGTAGGAGACGTGGTCCACGTCCGGGTGCTCGGTCAGCAGCGCGCCGACGGCGCCGTCGCCGGTGACGAGGTTGACCACGCCCGCCGGGATGCCGGCTTCGTGGACCAGCTCGACCAGGCGGATGCTGGTCAGCGGCGTCACCTCGCTGGGCTTGATCACCACCGTGTTGCCGGTGGCCAGCGCCGGCGCGAGCTTCCAGGCGAGGATCATCAGCGGGAAGTTCCACGGCGTGATCAGCGCGTTCACCCCGACCGGCTCGCGGCGGGTGTAGTGCAGGGTGTCGGGGAAGGACACCGGGTTCGTGGTGCCCTGCAGCTTCGTCACCCAGCCCGCGAAGTAGCGGAAGTGCTCGGCCGTGCCGGTCACGCTCACCTGCCGGGACACCCCGATCGGCTGGCCTTGGTCGAGCGTCTCCAGGCGGGCCAGCTCTTCGTGGTGCCGCTCGACGAGGTCGGCCAGCCGGAACAGCAGCGCGGCGCGCTGGACCGGGAGGAGCCCGGCCCACGCGGGTGCGGTGAGCGCGCGGCGGGCGGCCGAGACGGCGGCGTCGACGTCGGCCTGTGAAGCCGTGCCGACCTCCTCGAGGATCCGGCCGGTGGCGGGATCGCGGGTCGGGAGCGCGCCGCCGCCGGCCTCGGTCCACTGTCCGTCGATGCAGAGGCGTGTCGCCATCCCGTTGTCCTCCTCGGCCTGGGGTGAGCCGAGTATCGGGCGGCCGGGCGCCGCGGGTCTTGTCCGCTCCCGCACGCCCGTTGACCGACCGCGAAGGGATGCCGCCGGGCCGCCGGTGCGCGCGTCAGGCTGGGCCGCATGGACGTGATCGTGGTGGGCGCCGGCTCGGCCGGTTCCGTGGTGGCGCGGCGGCTGGTCGACGCGGGCGCGGCGGTGACGCTGCTGGAGGCCGGCGGGGAGGACGTCAACCCGGCGATCCACGACCCCGCGCGGGCCGGGGAGCTGTGGCACGGGCCCGAGGACTGGGACCTGTACACGGTCCCGCAGGAGCACGCGGCCGGCCGGCGGCTGCACCTGCCGCGGGGCAGGGTCCTCGGCGGCTCGCACGCGCTCAACGCGATGATCTGGGTCCGCGGCGCGCCCGCCGACTACGACGGCTGGGGCTTGCCCGGCTGGCACTGGGCCGACGTCGAGCCCGTGTTCGACCGGATCGAAACGGACCTCATCGACGTCGTCCCGAACGAGCCGCTGCACCCGGTCCAGCAGTCCATTGTGGACGCCTGTCGCTCGGTGGGCCTGCCGCTGAACCCGGACTGCAACCGCGGGCACCTGGACGGGGTGTCCGTCGAGCGGATCACGCTGCGCGGCGGGCGGCGCTTCACCACGTGGCACGCCTACGGTGCGCCGGTGGCCTCGCGGATGACCGTCCACACGGGAGCGCTGGTGCACCGGCTGCGGTTCTCCGGCTCCCGCGTGACCGGTGTGGAGGTGTCCGTCGACGGGGTGCCGCGGGAACTCTCGGCGGACCTGGTCGTGCTCGCCGCGGGCGCGCTCGCCTCGCCGGCGATCCTGCTGCGCAGCGGCGTCGGCCCGGCGGACGAGCTGGCGGCGCTCGGCGTCGACGTCGTCGCGGACCTGCCGGGGGTCGGGCGCAACCTGCACGATCACCTGCTCTCCCCGGTGCTCTTCTCGACGTCCCGCGAAGTCGTGCCGGAACCCGGGCGGCCGGTGACGCAGGTGCACTGGTTCTGGCGCAGCCGGGCCGGGCTCGCGGTGCCCGACACCCAGCCGATCTGCTTCAGCGTGCCGATGTACGAGCCGTGGATGTCCGGGCCGCCGACGGGGTTTTCGCTGATGGCGGGGATGGTCTCGCCGGAGAGCCGGGGAAGCCTGCGGCTGGCCCCGGACGGCTCGCCGCTGATCGACCTCGCGGCGTTGTCCGCGCCGGCGGACCTCGAGAGCCTGGTGGCCTCGGTCGAGCAGTGCCTCGCGGTCGGCCGGGCCCCGGCGCTGGCGGAAGAGTGGGGCGCGCGGCCGCTGTACCCGGCGCCGGGCGACGACGTGCGCGAGTACGTCCGCCGGACCGCGATCACGTACCACCACCAGGTCGGCACGTGCCGGATGGGCACCGACGCAGCGGCGGTGGTGGACCCGCGGCTGGCGGTGCACGGCCTCGACGGGCTGGTCGTCGCCGACGCGTCGGTGCTGCCCCGGGTGACGACGGGCAACACCAACGCCCCGGCGGTCCTGGTGGGCGAGCAGGCCGCGCGGTTCATCCTCCGGAGCTGAGCAGCCGGCGGAGCCAGGAGGACCGCGCCGCCAGCGCCGCGCGGGTCACCTCCGCCTCCGGGGCGAAGCGGTCGAAGCCGTGGTGCGCGCCCGCCCAGACGTGCAGCTCGGTCGGG is a window from the Amycolatopsis sp. cg9 genome containing:
- the hpaE gene encoding 5-carboxymethyl-2-hydroxymuconate semialdehyde dehydrogenase is translated as MTHYVPEGLPGELKHYIGGELVGSVSGKTFDVLDPVSNTPYVTAAAGQAEDVDRAVAAAGKAFTEGPWPRLLPRARARVLTKIADAVEAQDKRLAELETFDTGLPITQALGQAQRAAENFRFFADLVVAQADDTYQVPGRQVNYVHRKPVGVAGLITPWNTPFMLESWKLAPALASGCTVVLKPAEFTPLSASLWAEIFAGAGLPDGVFNLVNGFGEEAGDALVKHPDVPLISFTGETTTGQTIYRNCAAHLKGMSMELGGKSPAIVFADADLDAALDSTLFGVFSLNGERCTAGSRILVERPIYEEFCARYAARARNIVVGDPHDPATEVGALVHPEHYAKVMRYVELGKSEGRLLAGGGRPSGSDSGNYVAPTVFADVPSTARIFQEEIFGPVVALTPFDTEAEALALANDVKYGLAAYLWTSDLERAHTFAQSVEAGMVWLNSHNVRDLRTPFGGVKASGLGHEGGYRSLDFYTHQQAIHVSLGPVHTARFGTVQEGQS
- a CDS encoding fumarylacetoacetate hydrolase family protein, producing the protein MTTLPQRPGKIIALHLNYRSRAAQRGRVPAQPSYFLKPPTSVAASGAALDRPAGTELLGFEGEIALVIGRTARRVSPEDGWSYVEGVTAANDFGVYDLRYADKGSNLRSKGGDGFTPLGPVVLPAADVDPAALRLRTWVNGELVQEDTTGDLLFDFGRLVADLSQLITLEPGDVVLTGTPAGASVAVPGDVVEVEVDGNGHTTGRLVTPIAEGTVPFGPFGALPRADEQQRADAYGTAEPGFELTPELRAKIESVGTATLSAQLRKRGYDAVSIDGLTSTRPGARLTGRARTLRYLPYREDLFKSHGGGYNAQKRAIDALGPGDVLVVEARGERGTGTVGDILALRAQVRGAAGIVTDGGVRDLAAVSALDIPTYHAGPHPAVLGRRHVPWDVDVAIACGGAAVCPGDVIAGDGDGVLVIPPDLVEEVVDAAIEQELQETFIAEQVAAGERVEGLYPMDGHWRGRYAAWLAKR
- a CDS encoding aldehyde dehydrogenase codes for the protein MATRLCIDGQWTEAGGGALPTRDPATGRILEEVGTASQADVDAAVSAARRALTAPAWAGLLPVQRAALLFRLADLVERHHEELARLETLDQGQPIGVSRQVSVTGTAEHFRYFAGWVTKLQGTTNPVSFPDTLHYTRREPVGVNALITPWNFPLMILAWKLAPALATGNTVVIKPSEVTPLTSIRLVELVHEAGIPAGVVNLVTGDGAVGALLTEHPDVDHVSYTGSTAVGKLITAASAASNLKRLTLELGGKAPSIIAADADIDAAVAGNLAGATLNTGQVCAAYTRFYVDRKREQEFVDKMARGLDGLRLGPGTEETTQLGPLVSAKHREHVDFLVSTGRDQGADLVTGGNPVDGDGYFYTPTLFAGVTDDMAIMREEIFGPVLAVTAYDDGDEPLARANDTEYGLAATVWTRDLRTAQRYADGIRAGAVFVNMPPIPDMAAPWGGYKASGWGREMGPWALDAYTETKSVWLHYGG
- a CDS encoding GMC family oxidoreductase, yielding MDVIVVGAGSAGSVVARRLVDAGAAVTLLEAGGEDVNPAIHDPARAGELWHGPEDWDLYTVPQEHAAGRRLHLPRGRVLGGSHALNAMIWVRGAPADYDGWGLPGWHWADVEPVFDRIETDLIDVVPNEPLHPVQQSIVDACRSVGLPLNPDCNRGHLDGVSVERITLRGGRRFTTWHAYGAPVASRMTVHTGALVHRLRFSGSRVTGVEVSVDGVPRELSADLVVLAAGALASPAILLRSGVGPADELAALGVDVVADLPGVGRNLHDHLLSPVLFSTSREVVPEPGRPVTQVHWFWRSRAGLAVPDTQPICFSVPMYEPWMSGPPTGFSLMAGMVSPESRGSLRLAPDGSPLIDLAALSAPADLESLVASVEQCLAVGRAPALAEEWGARPLYPAPGDDVREYVRRTAITYHHQVGTCRMGTDAAAVVDPRLAVHGLDGLVVADASVLPRVTTGNTNAPAVLVGEQAARFILRS
- a CDS encoding GntR family transcriptional regulator — encoded protein: MARETVNGTAMSKSRIAYEWIKARIADGTFSPGYRLVLGQLAQELGVSVVPIREAIRLLEAEGLVTFERNVGAQVAMVDESEYQYTMQTLALVEGYAAALAAPVLPPGALAEARALNAELADCLGHFEPARFTGLNRDFHAVLFGACPNPQVLDLVRRGWDRLSGLRTSTFSFVPGRARESVAEHETILGLLESGAPAADVEQAVRAHRLATLDAFLAYRRH
- the dapA gene encoding 4-hydroxy-tetrahydrodipicolinate synthase; the encoded protein is MRFRSDPQAIRGSIAPLMTPFTADGAVDHAGLENLVRWQLASGSHGISIGGSTGEPGSQTVAERAEAIRTVAAAVGDRVPFVPGTGSAKLDETLELTALAQDAGIDAALVITPYYARPTQDALFVWYRTVCREFPDLPIVAYNVPSRTAVDLAPETVARLFRSCGNFVGIKETTKDFEHFSRVLHLCGRSLLVWSGIELLCLPLLALGGAGFVSATANIAPAACAEMYTAWQSGDHERARELHYGLHPLVDLLFVETNPAPGKWVLEQRGLIASGHVRPPLITPTESGIARIKDLMAEGAKYLSPVEGFTVEGKA
- the hpaD gene encoding 3,4-dihydroxyphenylacetate 2,3-dioxygenase, translating into MTATPPDVIRCAYAELVVTDLAASRAFYVDVLGLVVTHEDDEALYLRAFEEYLHHSLVLRKGPTAALGVLAYRVRTPGDLDLAEEYYRALGVRVERRPAGATRGIGEAVRVTDPLGFPVEFFHDAEHVERFTQRYDVHGAGALSRLDHFNLDTPDVPAARKYYEGLGFRVSEDIQDDEGTVYAAWLFRKPTVHDVALTGGDGPRLHHIAFASHERHQILHICDHLGALRKSGTIERGPGRHGVSNAFYLYVRDPDGHRIEIYTHDYYTGDPDNPVITWDVHDNQRRDWWGNPVVPSWYTDASPVLDLDGALQPVLARSEPREADVTIGADGFSFSTGEAEFKLGEQV